The Cohaesibacter intestini genome has a window encoding:
- the tilS gene encoding tRNA lysidine(34) synthetase TilS — protein sequence MPNARQSGDATAPPPSPLTLEELDALFAPLLRLKSVLLAVSGGADSLSLMFLCHHWQQARAVPLSLHVASVNHGLRADATAECALVADEAAALGLSHSTLVWAPPLDLSNLQAKARVARYQLLADQARRLGCSHIILAHHLDDQAETLIMRLLRGSGVTGLGAMRPEQKLDELTLLRPFLSVPKTRLRASLEAMDKSWVDDPSNHQDAYQRVRVRQWMPMLAAEGCDAERLAATARRMQRADAALEAMSEQSFHSDVEVKPGRSLRLSLDGLSGHLEEVRLRLWRRCIDYVAGSAYPPREEKLLALDLAYVRCKGERDGKRTFGGCCFEPDGHDLWIYRELGRDPFTRSFRAGDPIDWPGLYKTVSVSSVPPHAEGVLKPLGRHGVCLMEQEGQFLASFRAYHGDLPMGLIEALPSVWFMDKPVFVKDWTDLSELSGIRVEFQEK from the coding sequence GTGCCCAATGCTAGACAGTCCGGTGACGCGACCGCGCCGCCGCCTTCTCCCCTGACACTTGAAGAGTTGGATGCGTTGTTTGCGCCGCTGTTGCGGCTCAAATCGGTTCTGCTTGCGGTCTCCGGGGGTGCTGATTCTCTTTCTCTCATGTTTTTGTGTCATCATTGGCAACAAGCGCGCGCGGTGCCGCTGTCGCTGCATGTCGCCAGTGTCAATCATGGATTGCGGGCTGACGCGACCGCCGAATGCGCCTTGGTGGCGGATGAGGCCGCGGCGCTTGGCCTGTCCCATTCCACCCTTGTCTGGGCGCCGCCTTTGGACCTGAGCAATCTGCAGGCTAAGGCCCGTGTGGCCCGCTACCAATTGCTGGCAGATCAGGCACGAAGGCTGGGTTGTTCGCACATTATACTGGCCCATCATCTGGATGATCAGGCCGAAACGCTGATCATGCGGTTGCTGCGTGGCAGTGGCGTCACCGGTCTTGGCGCAATGCGCCCGGAACAAAAGCTCGATGAACTGACGCTGTTGCGTCCCTTTCTGAGCGTGCCCAAAACACGATTGCGTGCGTCTTTGGAGGCCATGGACAAGAGCTGGGTGGACGATCCAAGCAACCATCAGGATGCCTACCAGCGTGTCCGTGTGCGGCAATGGATGCCAATGCTCGCCGCTGAAGGGTGCGATGCAGAAAGACTGGCTGCCACCGCGCGTCGGATGCAGAGGGCGGATGCTGCGCTCGAAGCAATGAGCGAGCAGAGTTTTCACTCAGACGTTGAAGTGAAGCCGGGGCGGTCCTTGCGTCTGTCGCTGGATGGCCTCTCGGGTCACCTCGAAGAGGTGCGGTTGCGGCTCTGGCGGCGGTGTATTGACTATGTGGCGGGGTCAGCCTACCCGCCGCGTGAGGAAAAGCTATTGGCGCTTGATCTGGCTTATGTGAGGTGCAAAGGCGAGCGAGACGGGAAGCGTACCTTTGGCGGTTGCTGTTTCGAGCCGGATGGACATGATCTATGGATCTATCGTGAGTTGGGACGCGATCCCTTCACCCGGTCCTTCCGGGCGGGTGATCCAATTGACTGGCCGGGGCTGTATAAGACGGTATCCGTGTCCAGTGTGCCGCCACACGCAGAAGGCGTTCTGAAACCATTGGGGCGGCACGGTGTCTGCCTGATGGAGCAGGAAGGGCAATTTCTTGCCTCTTTCCGCGCCTATCATGGAGATCTGCCGATGGGGTTGATTGAGGCCCTGCCGTCAGTCTGGTTTATGGACAAGCCCGTCTTCGTTAAAGATTGGACAGACTTGAGTGAACTTTCGGGGATAAGGGTTGAATTCCAAGAAAAATAA
- the ybgC gene encoding tol-pal system-associated acyl-CoA thioesterase produces MPEHHEQENWPDLAGRLTDFGHRQVVRVYYEDTDFSGIVYHASYIRFIERGRSDYIRLLGIEHSKLDSDENGERVALAVRHMDINYLKSAHIDDMLTIETRVEAVKGARMILDQKILRDDEVIFTARVTVVVINREGRPRRLPDSMRKIFGI; encoded by the coding sequence ATGCCGGAGCATCATGAACAAGAAAACTGGCCGGATCTTGCTGGCCGTCTCACCGATTTTGGTCACCGTCAGGTGGTGCGGGTCTATTATGAAGACACCGACTTTTCCGGGATCGTTTATCACGCCTCCTATATCCGCTTTATAGAGCGAGGCCGCTCGGATTATATCCGCCTCTTGGGCATCGAGCATTCCAAGCTTGATTCCGATGAAAACGGAGAGCGGGTGGCGCTGGCCGTGCGGCATATGGATATCAATTATCTCAAGTCCGCCCATATCGACGATATGCTGACGATTGAAACGCGAGTCGAGGCGGTCAAAGGCGCGCGCATGATCCTTGATCAGAAGATTTTGCGCGACGATGAGGTGATCTTCACGGCCCGCGTCACAGTTGTGGTGATCAACCGGGAAGGGCGACCAAGACGCCTGCCGGACAGCATGCGCAAGATATTCGGGATTTAG
- the tolQ gene encoding protein TolQ, translating into MADEVVQGALAGVTADLSLISLFLQAHIVVKLVMIGLMAASIWSWAIIIDKSLLYARTKRQMDRFEKVFWSGQSLEELYQTLSGRPNHAMAALFVAAMREWKRSFEGHARSFAGLPTRIEKVLDVTLAREVDRLEKRLLFLASVGSAAPFVGLFGTVWGIMNSFQGIAASKNTSLAVVAPGIAEALFATAIGLLAAIPAVVAYNKLASIASQHALRLEGFADEFSAILSRLMDERG; encoded by the coding sequence ATGGCTGATGAGGTAGTGCAAGGCGCCCTTGCAGGGGTGACGGCTGACCTGTCGCTGATCTCGTTGTTTTTGCAAGCGCATATCGTGGTCAAGCTGGTGATGATTGGTCTGATGGCTGCCTCGATCTGGTCGTGGGCGATCATCATCGACAAGTCACTGCTCTATGCGCGGACAAAGAGACAGATGGACCGTTTTGAAAAGGTATTCTGGTCCGGTCAGTCTCTTGAAGAGCTTTATCAAACCCTTTCCGGGCGCCCCAATCATGCGATGGCTGCCTTGTTCGTCGCAGCAATGCGGGAATGGAAACGGTCGTTTGAAGGGCATGCCCGGTCCTTCGCCGGGCTGCCGACCCGGATCGAAAAAGTGCTCGATGTGACGCTGGCCCGTGAGGTGGATCGCCTTGAGAAACGATTGCTGTTTCTGGCGTCTGTCGGCTCGGCAGCGCCGTTTGTTGGTTTGTTCGGTACGGTCTGGGGCATCATGAATTCGTTCCAGGGCATTGCAGCTTCAAAAAACACCTCGCTTGCGGTCGTCGCGCCGGGTATTGCCGAGGCTCTGTTCGCCACAGCCATTGGCCTGCTCGCCGCTATTCCGGCGGTGGTTGCCTATAACAAGCTGGCGTCGATTGCATCCCAGCATGCGCTTCGTTTGGAAGGTTTTGCCGATGAGTTTTCCGCCATCCTGTCCCGTCTGATGGACGAAAGGGGCTAA
- the tolB gene encoding Tol-Pal system beta propeller repeat protein TolB, giving the protein MLPVLLLALVFQGLTVKPSHALIEIDIRQGNIQPMPIAITSFSGVPQGQDISKVVEADLERSGLFAPVDRNAFIQRDLTSSSVPSFANWTVINAQALVTGTVTQEADGRLKAEFRLWDVFAGKQMTGQQFFTSPKNWRRVAHIIADAIYERLTGEKGYFDTRIVFVDESGPKDNRVKRLAIMDQDGANVRYLTDGRNLVLTPRFSPTKQEITYMALEDGQPRAYLLDIETGRRSNVGQFPGMSFSSRFSPDGQSIVLSLQQGGDANIYRMDLRNGKITRLTNSASIDTSPSFSPDGRQIAFESDRGGRQQIYVMNADGSNVQRISFGSGSYSTPVWSPRGDLIAFTKQYKGQFQIGVMQTDGSRERILADGYHNEGPTWAPNGRVLMFFRESPGANGGPKLYSIDLTGRNEYVVPTPAFGSDPAWSPLVN; this is encoded by the coding sequence ATGCTGCCGGTGTTGCTGCTGGCCCTCGTCTTTCAGGGGCTGACTGTCAAACCCAGCCATGCCTTGATCGAGATTGACATCCGGCAAGGCAATATTCAGCCGATGCCAATTGCCATCACCAGTTTCTCCGGTGTGCCGCAGGGTCAGGATATCTCCAAGGTGGTCGAGGCCGACCTTGAACGCTCCGGGCTGTTCGCCCCGGTGGATCGCAATGCCTTCATTCAGCGTGATCTGACCTCCTCGAGTGTGCCATCCTTTGCCAACTGGACGGTGATCAATGCGCAGGCGCTGGTGACGGGCACCGTGACGCAGGAAGCCGATGGTCGACTGAAAGCGGAATTTCGCCTGTGGGACGTGTTTGCTGGCAAACAGATGACCGGCCAGCAATTTTTCACCTCGCCGAAAAACTGGCGTCGTGTGGCGCATATTATCGCCGATGCGATTTATGAACGCCTGACCGGTGAGAAGGGTTACTTCGACACGCGGATCGTCTTTGTCGATGAAAGCGGGCCAAAAGACAATCGCGTCAAACGTCTGGCCATCATGGATCAGGACGGGGCCAATGTGCGCTATCTGACCGATGGTCGCAATCTGGTTTTGACGCCGCGCTTTTCGCCGACCAAGCAGGAAATCACCTATATGGCGCTGGAAGATGGCCAGCCACGGGCCTATCTGCTCGATATTGAGACCGGTCGCCGGTCGAATGTCGGCCAGTTTCCCGGCATGAGCTTCTCCTCGCGCTTCTCGCCTGACGGGCAGAGCATTGTGCTCAGCCTGCAGCAGGGGGGCGATGCCAACATTTACCGGATGGATCTGCGCAACGGCAAGATCACCCGGTTGACCAACTCCGCTTCAATCGATACCAGTCCAAGTTTTTCGCCGGACGGACGCCAGATCGCCTTCGAAAGTGATCGTGGCGGGCGCCAGCAGATTTACGTGATGAATGCCGACGGGTCGAATGTTCAGCGTATCAGCTTTGGATCCGGTAGCTATTCCACCCCGGTCTGGTCGCCGCGCGGCGATCTGATTGCCTTCACCAAGCAGTATAAGGGGCAGTTCCAGATCGGCGTGATGCAGACCGACGGATCGCGTGAGCGTATTCTGGCGGATGGCTATCACAATGAGGGGCCAACCTGGGCGCCCAATGGTCGTGTGCTGATGTTCTTCCGGGAAAGCCCCGGAGCCAATGGTGGACCCAAGCTTTATTCCATCGACCTCACAGGCCGGAATGAATATGTGGTGCCAACACCAGCCTTCGGCTCTGATCCGGCCTGGTCGCCCCTTGTGAATTGA
- the ftsH gene encoding ATP-dependent zinc metalloprotease FtsH, producing the protein MNANFRSLALWVIIGLLLVALFQLFQSPTQRTNSQEIPFSQFVADVEQGQVKEVTIVGQQVSGKMSDSSDFQTYLPANDTTLIPLLKENGVAITAKPQTESFSLLGALVSWFPMILILAVWIFFMRQMQGGGKAMGFGKSKAKLLTEAQGRVVFEDVAGVDEAKEDLQEIVEFLRDPQKFQRLGGRIPRGVLLVGPPGTGKTLLGKAIAGEANVPFFSISGSDFVEMFVGVGASRVRDMFEQAKKNAPCIIFIDEIDAVGRHRGAGLGGGNDEREQTLNQLLVEMDGFEANEGVILVAATNRPDVLDPALMRPGRFDRQIVVPNPDITGREKILKVHVRNVPLAPDVDLKTLARGTPGFSGADLMNLVNEAALLAARRDRRLVSMHEFEDAKDKVMMGAERRTLVMSEEEKKLTAYHEAGHALVALHMEASDPIHKATIIPRGRALGMVMRLPEKDQVSLTRAKCHADLAVAMGGRVAEELIFGHEKVTSGASGDIQMATRLARAMATQFGMSDELGPLLYSENEEEVFLGHSVARQQHVSDDTQRLVDAEVKRFVNEGYEKADQILNEHKDQLIAIAEGLLEYETLSGDEIRGLLDGKPPVREDDDTPVTSKGSAVPKAGSVKKGGEPDGGMEPQPQP; encoded by the coding sequence ATGAACGCGAATTTCCGCAGTCTGGCTTTGTGGGTAATTATCGGCCTCTTGCTTGTGGCCTTGTTCCAGCTGTTCCAGAGCCCGACGCAGCGTACCAATTCTCAGGAGATTCCTTTCTCCCAGTTTGTGGCTGATGTGGAGCAAGGACAAGTCAAGGAAGTGACGATTGTCGGTCAGCAAGTCAGCGGCAAGATGTCCGATAGCAGCGACTTCCAGACCTATCTGCCTGCCAACGATACCACGCTTATTCCGCTTCTGAAGGAAAATGGCGTTGCAATCACTGCCAAGCCGCAGACCGAGAGCTTCTCGCTTCTGGGGGCGCTGGTGTCCTGGTTCCCGATGATCCTCATTCTCGCGGTCTGGATTTTCTTCATGCGCCAGATGCAGGGCGGTGGCAAGGCGATGGGCTTTGGCAAGTCAAAGGCCAAGCTGTTGACCGAAGCGCAAGGCCGCGTCGTGTTTGAAGATGTGGCTGGCGTCGATGAAGCCAAGGAAGACCTGCAGGAAATTGTCGAGTTTTTGCGGGACCCGCAGAAGTTCCAGCGCCTTGGTGGTCGTATTCCGCGCGGTGTTTTGCTGGTGGGCCCTCCGGGTACTGGTAAAACTCTGCTGGGTAAAGCGATTGCAGGCGAGGCCAATGTGCCTTTCTTCTCGATCTCCGGTTCCGATTTTGTCGAAATGTTTGTCGGTGTGGGTGCGTCCCGTGTCCGTGACATGTTCGAACAGGCCAAGAAGAACGCCCCTTGCATCATCTTCATCGATGAGATCGACGCTGTGGGTCGTCACCGTGGTGCCGGTCTTGGCGGCGGCAACGATGAGCGCGAACAGACGCTTAACCAGTTGCTGGTCGAGATGGATGGCTTTGAAGCCAATGAAGGCGTGATCCTTGTGGCTGCGACCAACCGTCCTGACGTGCTGGACCCTGCCCTGATGCGTCCGGGCCGTTTTGACCGTCAGATCGTTGTGCCGAACCCGGATATTACCGGCCGTGAAAAGATCCTCAAAGTGCATGTGCGCAACGTGCCGCTGGCGCCCGATGTGGACCTCAAGACCCTTGCGCGCGGCACCCCTGGCTTCTCCGGTGCGGACCTGATGAACCTCGTCAACGAAGCGGCCTTGCTGGCTGCCCGCCGGGATCGTCGTCTGGTCTCCATGCATGAATTCGAGGATGCCAAGGACAAGGTCATGATGGGTGCGGAACGCCGCACCTTGGTGATGAGCGAAGAGGAAAAGAAACTCACCGCCTATCACGAAGCCGGTCATGCGCTCGTTGCGCTGCATATGGAAGCCTCTGATCCGATCCACAAAGCCACCATCATTCCGCGTGGTCGTGCGCTTGGTATGGTGATGCGTCTGCCGGAAAAAGATCAGGTGTCACTGACCCGTGCCAAATGCCATGCTGACCTTGCTGTCGCCATGGGTGGCCGCGTGGCCGAAGAGCTGATCTTCGGTCATGAGAAGGTTACGTCCGGTGCCTCTGGCGACATCCAGATGGCAACCCGTCTGGCCCGCGCCATGGCAACCCAGTTTGGCATGTCCGACGAGCTCGGCCCGCTGCTTTACTCGGAAAATGAGGAAGAAGTCTTCCTTGGCCATTCTGTGGCACGTCAGCAACATGTGTCTGATGATACACAGAGACTGGTGGATGCTGAAGTCAAGCGTTTCGTCAATGAAGGCTATGAGAAGGCCGATCAGATCCTGAATGAACACAAGGATCAGTTGATCGCGATCGCCGAAGGACTTCTGGAATATGAAACCCTGTCTGGCGACGAGATTCGCGGTCTGCTCGATGGCAAGCCTCCGGTGCGCGAAGATGATGACACGCCGGTGACCTCTAAAGGCTCTGCCGTGCCAAAGGCCGGTTCGGTCAAAAAGGGTGGTGAGCCGGATGGTGGCATGGAGCCTCAGCCGCAGCCATAA
- the pal gene encoding peptidoglycan-associated lipoprotein Pal encodes MSTRAKFSIRAAFGIALMTALAACSSSPDKLANPGLSAATPGSAQDFVVNVGDRVFFDTDSSDLNTSAQATLDKQALWLQQYGNYRIAIEGHADERGTREYNIALGARRANSVRTYLVSKGISATRMSTKSFGKERPVAVCNDISCWSQNRRAVTTLAN; translated from the coding sequence ATGTCAACTCGCGCAAAATTCTCCATTCGTGCCGCATTCGGTATCGCCCTGATGACGGCGCTGGCGGCTTGTTCCTCGAGCCCCGACAAGCTTGCCAATCCGGGCCTGTCTGCTGCGACGCCTGGTTCCGCTCAGGATTTTGTCGTCAATGTCGGTGATCGTGTCTTCTTTGATACGGACAGTTCCGATCTGAACACCTCGGCTCAGGCAACCCTCGACAAACAGGCCCTTTGGCTGCAGCAATATGGCAATTACCGCATTGCCATCGAAGGCCATGCCGATGAACGCGGCACCCGTGAATATAACATCGCGCTTGGTGCCCGCCGTGCCAACTCGGTGCGGACCTATCTGGTGTCCAAAGGCATCTCAGCGACCCGGATGTCGACCAAATCCTTCGGCAAGGAACGCCCCGTCGCCGTCTGTAACGATATTTCCTGCTGGTCGCAGAACCGACGTGCTGTGACCACATTGGCCAACTAG
- the tolR gene encoding protein TolR: MGMGSMGSPGGSRRRGARRAMRHRPVAEINVTPLVDVMLVLLIIFMVAAPMMTVGVPLDLPESSAKPLSSQTEPLTLSIRKDGSLFLQDQPVEFASLVQTLLAVAENGYEERIFVRADREIDYGSIMKVMGAMNRAGFKKIGLVSTEEQS; the protein is encoded by the coding sequence ATGGGTATGGGCTCTATGGGATCACCGGGTGGATCGCGCAGGCGCGGCGCAAGACGCGCCATGCGACACAGACCGGTTGCCGAAATCAACGTCACCCCGCTGGTCGACGTCATGCTGGTGTTGTTGATCATCTTCATGGTGGCAGCCCCGATGATGACTGTGGGCGTGCCGCTGGATTTGCCGGAATCAAGCGCCAAGCCGCTTTCCAGCCAAACTGAGCCATTGACCCTGTCGATCCGCAAGGATGGCAGTCTCTTTTTGCAGGATCAGCCAGTTGAGTTTGCCAGTCTGGTGCAAACTCTGCTTGCTGTCGCTGAGAATGGCTATGAAGAACGCATTTTCGTGCGGGCCGACCGCGAGATCGATTATGGTTCCATCATGAAGGTGATGGGGGCGATGAACCGCGCCGGTTTCAAGAAAATCGGGTTGGTCAGCACCGAGGAGCAATCCTAA
- the ybgF gene encoding tol-pal system protein YbgF: MIRFLFAVLAMVWGSATFAANQEPLDALAKRVEGLEQQARNQGLLLPPQPIPNNDGRIVVAQSAADLAVRVERLENQMRQYTGQMEEMNFRLRQLQEQLRRFQEDSEFRFQDLERGKSPRKSSSNSQPRQPAEQRTQQPQQFEQLGEPPRNLGSLPADPLTSAPLAQNNQPVAGNQLGTQPGTQLGTQPGTGPIDLSSMLGGATTEPSNGAVDQMTALTGDPATDYDAAYGQVLQGNYPAAEVAFRQFVQAYGNDRLAPNAHYWIGESLYQQGDFRGAIQVFLDAYSQYPTAQKAPEILLKTGMSLRKINERDAACATFEELLAKFPNASSGVRQKVRAEIKSAQC; the protein is encoded by the coding sequence ATGATCAGGTTCTTATTCGCCGTGTTGGCGATGGTTTGGGGCAGTGCCACTTTTGCTGCCAATCAGGAGCCGCTGGATGCGTTGGCCAAACGCGTCGAGGGCCTTGAGCAGCAGGCACGCAATCAGGGGCTGTTGCTGCCGCCTCAGCCCATTCCCAACAATGATGGCCGTATCGTGGTTGCGCAGTCCGCTGCCGACCTTGCGGTGCGGGTGGAGCGTCTTGAAAATCAGATGCGCCAATATACCGGACAGATGGAAGAAATGAATTTCCGTTTGCGGCAGTTGCAGGAACAACTGCGTCGCTTTCAGGAAGACAGCGAGTTTCGCTTTCAGGATCTGGAGCGGGGCAAGTCGCCACGCAAAAGCTCCAGCAACAGTCAGCCCCGGCAGCCGGCCGAGCAACGCACCCAGCAACCCCAGCAGTTTGAACAGCTGGGGGAGCCGCCGCGCAATCTGGGTAGCTTGCCTGCCGACCCGCTGACCTCTGCGCCTCTGGCACAGAACAACCAGCCGGTGGCCGGAAACCAATTGGGCACGCAACCGGGCACGCAACTAGGCACGCAACCAGGAACTGGGCCGATCGATCTGTCTTCCATGCTCGGCGGGGCAACGACGGAGCCTTCCAACGGGGCCGTGGATCAGATGACCGCCCTGACCGGCGATCCGGCAACCGATTATGACGCGGCTTACGGACAGGTGCTGCAAGGCAATTATCCCGCTGCCGAAGTGGCTTTCCGTCAGTTTGTTCAGGCCTATGGCAATGACCGTCTGGCCCCCAATGCCCATTACTGGATTGGCGAAAGCCTTTATCAACAGGGGGATTTTCGTGGGGCGATTCAGGTCTTCCTCGATGCCTATTCCCAATATCCAACCGCTCAGAAGGCTCCGGAAATCCTGCTGAAGACCGGTATGTCCCTGCGTAAGATCAATGAGCGTGACGCGGCTTGCGCGACCTTTGAGGAATTGCTTGCCAAATTCCCGAATGCCTCGTCCGGTGTGCGTCAGAAAGTGCGGGCCGAGATTAAAAGTGCCCAATGCTAG
- the ruvB gene encoding Holliday junction branch migration DNA helicase RuvB, which translates to MIGDDDRLVSAQTTEEDTDRTLRPQMLDDFVGQAQARANLSIFIEAARTRKDALDHVLFVGPPGLGKTTLAQIVSRELGVNFKSTSGPVIAKAGDLAALLTNLEENDVLFIDEIHRLNPAVEEILYPAMEDFQLDLIIGEGPAARSVKIDLAKFTLVAATTRLGLLTTPLRDRFGIPVRLNFYTVDELEYIVTRGARLMGVGITKDGAVEIARRSRGTPRIAGRLLRRVRDVAIVQAGGEISREVADRALKMLEVDNEGLDALDRRYLILIATSFGGGPVGIETIAAALSEPRDAIEEIIEPYLIQQGFIQRTPRGRLLAPKAFAHLGLAVPQKDTPPQMGLFAEGLDDAGAS; encoded by the coding sequence ATGATCGGGGATGATGACCGCCTGGTTTCGGCCCAAACAACCGAGGAAGATACCGACCGGACCTTGCGGCCGCAAATGCTCGATGATTTTGTCGGGCAGGCGCAGGCGCGGGCCAATCTGTCGATCTTCATTGAAGCGGCTCGCACCCGCAAGGATGCGCTTGATCATGTGCTGTTTGTCGGCCCTCCGGGGCTTGGTAAAACGACGCTGGCGCAGATTGTCAGCCGGGAACTTGGGGTGAATTTTAAATCGACCTCCGGTCCGGTGATTGCCAAGGCAGGTGATCTGGCGGCTCTGCTGACCAATCTGGAAGAGAATGATGTTCTCTTCATCGACGAGATCCATCGGCTCAACCCGGCGGTAGAAGAAATCCTCTATCCTGCAATGGAAGATTTTCAGCTCGATCTGATCATCGGTGAGGGGCCAGCGGCCCGTTCGGTGAAGATTGATCTGGCAAAATTCACCCTTGTGGCGGCGACCACCCGGCTGGGGCTTTTGACGACGCCATTGCGTGACCGGTTCGGTATTCCGGTGCGGCTCAATTTTTATACGGTCGATGAGCTGGAATATATCGTCACCCGTGGGGCGCGCTTGATGGGCGTTGGCATCACCAAGGATGGTGCGGTTGAGATTGCGCGTCGGTCGCGTGGCACCCCGCGCATCGCCGGACGCTTGCTGCGCCGGGTGCGTGATGTGGCGATCGTGCAGGCGGGCGGCGAGATCAGCCGCGAGGTCGCAGACCGAGCCTTGAAAATGCTGGAAGTTGACAATGAGGGCCTTGACGCCCTAGACAGACGCTACCTGATCCTGATTGCCACCTCATTTGGTGGTGGGCCGGTCGGTATAGAGACCATAGCCGCGGCGCTTTCGGAACCCCGGGACGCCATTGAAGAAATCATTGAGCCTTATTTGATCCAGCAGGGTTTTATCCAGCGCACCCCGCGCGGACGCCTGCTGGCGCCAAAGGCCTTTGCCCATTTGGGTCTGGCTGTGCCTCAAAAAGACACCCCTCCGCAAATGGGACTTTTTGCTGAAGGACTGGATGATGCCGGAGCATCATGA
- a CDS encoding cell envelope biogenesis protein TolA, with the protein MRNVGFIASSIGHIVLLGWGLFSLPSAEPHDITELEILPIELVSVSDVTDVRKGEKDAKPAEQVQEKKEKAPEPKKPEPKKPEPKPAPKAEPKPKEPAPAKQPEPTPPVPEPAPKPEPPKEPEVEPEPKPEPPKEPEVKVEEAKPEAPKPIAALPKVRPRPPKKTPPKKQRSFDTDALKALANKADQSAPSEAATSDQDASFGSRTGNQAAAMTQSELDALRAQISPCWSPPVGAADASQLRVRIEFGLDRQGNVVSGPEPVEFPANQFGVAAVESAMRAVRRCGPYSSLPQDKYDAWKRVRITFDPREMF; encoded by the coding sequence TTGCGCAATGTCGGCTTCATAGCATCGAGCATCGGACATATTGTTCTGCTTGGATGGGGGCTTTTCAGTCTGCCATCAGCGGAGCCGCATGACATCACGGAGCTGGAGATCCTGCCCATTGAGCTGGTTTCAGTGTCTGACGTGACCGATGTGCGCAAGGGCGAGAAGGATGCCAAGCCTGCTGAACAAGTGCAGGAAAAGAAGGAAAAGGCCCCGGAGCCGAAAAAGCCGGAACCCAAAAAGCCAGAGCCGAAGCCTGCGCCAAAGGCTGAGCCAAAGCCGAAGGAACCGGCTCCGGCCAAACAGCCAGAGCCGACCCCTCCGGTACCAGAGCCTGCGCCAAAGCCGGAGCCACCAAAAGAACCCGAAGTTGAGCCGGAACCAAAGCCTGAGCCGCCCAAAGAGCCTGAGGTGAAGGTGGAAGAGGCCAAGCCCGAGGCGCCAAAGCCGATTGCCGCCTTGCCCAAGGTGCGGCCGCGTCCGCCCAAGAAGACACCGCCGAAAAAGCAGCGCTCCTTTGATACCGACGCTCTGAAGGCGCTTGCCAACAAGGCTGATCAATCCGCGCCAAGCGAAGCGGCGACCAGCGATCAGGATGCGTCTTTTGGATCGCGCACTGGCAATCAGGCCGCCGCGATGACCCAGAGTGAGCTGGATGCCTTGCGGGCCCAGATTTCACCTTGCTGGTCACCTCCGGTTGGTGCCGCGGATGCGTCACAATTGCGTGTCAGGATCGAGTTTGGTCTGGATCGTCAAGGCAATGTGGTCAGTGGTCCGGAGCCGGTGGAGTTTCCGGCCAACCAGTTTGGTGTGGCAGCCGTGGAAAGCGCCATGCGAGCGGTACGCCGTTGCGGACCCTATTCTAGCTTGCCGCAAGACAAATATGATGCATGGAAGCGTGTGCGTATTACATTTGACCCGCGTGAGATGTTCTAG